TCGGCGCGTCTTCGTCAAACGGCACAGCCTTAATCTGAACGCCTTTTTTCGACAGACGGTCAACCAAGGTAGGATCGTCCGGCGTATAGGTCGAGAACCGGCGACCATCCCGGTAATGTCCGGAAATCGCATTGCCTTGCATGGTCACGTTGCGAACTTCGCCAGAGTCCACCGCCGCAATAAAATCTGAATACGGCAACATGGATTGCCCGGTCCGCTGCGTGTTCCCCTGAAACAGGTTGAACAGCGCGAAAACCAGCAACGCAATAATCACCCACAACGCTAAATTTCTGCTGAAATTCAATCTAAATCCCTCTCTATATTAATAACGCTGGCGTGCTTTGTCCGCACCGCAAGCGCTGGTATCGTACCATCCCTTGAATCATCCACCTAACAGATAGTGCAAAAACCGGCTCACGCAAGGAAAAAGCCTTGGGAAGAGACTGAATTTGGGGGACAAAATTGACTCTTTTGGATGAAAGCTGCACCTGCGCGTTGATATCCCAAATGTGGAATTTGACAGATGCCCTCACCATCAAACAAGGCAGGCAGGGAAACTTTCGCCGCGTAAGCGACATGGTGGTCAGCTAATTCCGGGGCCTGCTGAAGCGCTGTATTCCAGCCTTGTTTACCCAAAAAGTTCAATTTTAGAGAGCTGGAATTATCGTTAGTCTCATCTGCTCCCACGCCACCAAGGGTAATTTTAAAGCGGCGGTCCCAGTGGATTGTTTCACCCGGACGAACGACCAATGAAAGGACACCAGATCTAACTTCTCTGGTGATCAAAATATTGCGATCAGACGAATCAATGCGACACCCACCGAGACTGCGCCCCCTAAATCCTTCTCCTTCGCGCAAAGATTTATACAGCCTAGCTAACTTTTCGACAGACGGACCAAACTGCCGTCCGCCAATGCAGCAGAGAACTCTAGAAAGGGCGCGATAGGCGATTTCCTGATCTGCTGCCATCAACGCATTAAAACTCAGTGACGCATATCCGAGAGGGTAGACCGCAACACATTCCGCCAACAGCCGTGCCGTTTGATTTTCCAGCGCGAGCCGGGCCGAGCCATAACGCGCTGCTGCTTTGGCCAACCGCTTTGGCGAAATTCCACCACCAGCGAGCGGGCTCAGCAACGCCCGCACCCGGGTCCGGGCATAGGCGGTGTTTTCGTTGGACGGATCTTCGACCCAGTCCTGCCCTCTGGCCTCAAGCAACTCCCGCAAACTTTGTCGGGATGCATCCAATAAAGGACGAAGCAAGCGAATATCCGTTAATTCCAAGCATTCAGGCATGGCCGCTAAACCATCAACACCGCTGCCGCGACCAAGACGCATCAGATAAGTTTCGGCCTGGTCTTCCAGATTGTGTGCCAAGGCCAGATGCAACACTCCTTGGCGCCGACACCACTCAGACATCAAAGCATAACGCGCCTCTCGCGCGGCTTTTTGCACACCAGTTCGGGGTTTGGGGTGGGTCCAAGGCAAAATTTCATGGGCGATCCCTCGCGCCTGAAGCCACGTCGCCACTTGTGCCGCCTCACGTGCCGACTCCGCTCTGAGCCCATGATCCACAGTTAACGCGGTAACCTGCCCGCCTTGAGCCTTGGCCCATTGATCCGCCAGGAGAACAAGCGCCATACTGTCGCCGCCGCCGGAAACGGCAATGGCAAGATGAGGCTCGGCCTCAAAAGGTCCCAAGGCCGCCATTTTATGAGCGAATGATTTGTCGCTGAGAATCGTCACCTTATAGACCTTTGTGCGATTAAGATTTGGGACCTAATTTTTCACCGTCGTACCGCTTAGCGTCCTTCGAGACGCGCTTAAGTAAGCGCTCCTCAGGATGAGGTTGTTTTTTCTAATTATTACCAACAATAAACCTCATCCTGAGGAGCCGCGAAGCGGCGTCTCGAAGGACGCTAAGCGGCACAATATCACCAACAGATACCCACCAAAAGCTTGAGGGCACTTACTTACAGCCGCTGCGCTTCCACTCTGCGTTTACGGTTTTAAGAACCCGCGCAGACGCATCGGGAAAATCGGCTTTCAATTTTTCGAACGTGGTGCAGGCTTCATTCTTCTTATCAAGATTGGCCAGCGACATGCCCAATTCCAGCAACGTTACAGATGCCTTTGGTCCCTTGGGATTTGTTTTAAACCCTTGGTAGAACGACCCTGCCGCCGGTTTATAACGCTTGCGTACATAATAGGTTTTACCCAGCCAATAATGTGCATTACTGGCGAGTTTATCATCACCATGCTTGCCAAGAAATTCTTTCCAGGCCGCTTCCGCTTCATCGTACTTCGCCTGCCCCAGTAACTTAAACGCAAAGCGATACTGTTCCTGCGGTGTGCCCGGCGGAAGAATGCCCGGTGGCGCTTTTGGAGCACCAGGAATTGCCGCGGATTGGACCGGTGCAGATTGGCCAGCTTGCGCTCGGCCATCGCCGTCTTTGGGAAGGCCGCGTTCCTTACGGAAGGCATCTAGTTCAGATTGCGAAATACTTCCAAGTTTGCCACTGCCAGAGGCGAAGCTGGGTTGCCCGCCCCCCGGCCCTGCTTGGGTTACAGCACCTGGTGACGGGGCCGCACTTGTTTCGGGTGCACCGGATGCTCGGCCCTGAATCGCCCGCCCCGCGGCTGCATTTTCCAAAGTCGTGAGTCGGAAATCCACATCACCAACCAGCTTTTCAAGTCGCTGCTTGATCTGGTCCATGTCAAAGGCAACGCCCTCGACCGTCCCGGTAGCGGCGCGAATGTCTTCTTCCATTGAACTGAGGCGTGCTTCAAAGCGAGCGATGGATGTGTTCGGAACGCTGCTTGCAGCACCGCCTTGTGCACCAGAAACCAAAGGCTGTGATCCCGGCTTTCGGCCCCGCGACAGTGTCACGTTCAAAGTCCGAATATCCCGTTCAAGGCGTTCCATGCGATCAATTAACGGGCCTAAGTCATTGGACTGTGCCCAAGCCTGCCCCTGTGTATAACTTGGCATAAAACCTGACAGCGCGATTGCCAAAATGAACACGCCCGAGGCAAATTTACGGTTAACGAAGTCGGTCCCTGAATTCATGATTTCACCTTGGTATTAGGCCCACTTGGGGCATTTGGCCCACCTGGAAAACACTAAAGCTTGTTTTAGGCAAAATTACGGCGCTTGCCCATCCCCAAACTTGCGGGGCAGGCAAACGCCGTAAAATAACCTATAACGTGGCGTGGTGTATTAGCTACCAGCGCCCGTTAATGTGGTGACAGAGCGACGGTTTTGCGACCATGCGCTCTTATTGGAACCAACCGCGTCAGGCCGTTCCTCACCATAAGAAATTACTCTAACGCGACTGGCGCTGATGCCGAGTGCGATAAGATAATCTTTTGCAGCATTGGCCCGGCGTTCACCCAGGGCCAAGTTGTATTCACGAGTGCCACGTTCATCAGCATGACCTTCAACCGTAACCTTGACCGAAGAATACTTCTTCAACCATGCGGCTTGGCGTTCCATAGTCCGCTTACCAACCGGCTTCAGACTGCTTTTGTCATAATCGAAAAAAACTCGGTCGCCGACGCTGGCAACGAAGTCCGCGCTCGAACCAGGCTTAATCGCCGGGCCGCGCTTTTTCTTCTTCTTTGCCATCGGCTTTGCCATCGGCTTATCCATGCTCGCCTTGGACATGCCGCTGTCACCCGTTTTGGCTGACTCATCAGGTGTTTGTGCACAAGCACCAAGCAATGCCACAGCCGCAAACAGACTTAAAAATTTAAAGCGCATTTATATTCCCCCTACATCGGAGCGTTTAACGTGTTGAAAATTTACCGCAACCAGCGGCGACAACTCA
The Rhodospirillaceae bacterium genome window above contains:
- the tilS gene encoding tRNA lysidine(34) synthetase TilS, which encodes MTILSDKSFAHKMAALGPFEAEPHLAIAVSGGGDSMALVLLADQWAKAQGGQVTALTVDHGLRAESAREAAQVATWLQARGIAHEILPWTHPKPRTGVQKAAREARYALMSEWCRRQGVLHLALAHNLEDQAETYLMRLGRGSGVDGLAAMPECLELTDIRLLRPLLDASRQSLRELLEARGQDWVEDPSNENTAYARTRVRALLSPLAGGGISPKRLAKAAARYGSARLALENQTARLLAECVAVYPLGYASLSFNALMAADQEIAYRALSRVLCCIGGRQFGPSVEKLARLYKSLREGEGFRGRSLGGCRIDSSDRNILITREVRSGVLSLVVRPGETIHWDRRFKITLGGVGADETNDNSSSLKLNFLGKQGWNTALQQAPELADHHVAYAAKVSLPALFDGEGICQIPHLGYQRAGAAFIQKSQFCPPNSVSSQGFFLA
- the ybgF gene encoding tol-pal system protein YbgF, coding for MNSGTDFVNRKFASGVFILAIALSGFMPSYTQGQAWAQSNDLGPLIDRMERLERDIRTLNVTLSRGRKPGSQPLVSGAQGGAASSVPNTSIARFEARLSSMEEDIRAATGTVEGVAFDMDQIKQRLEKLVGDVDFRLTTLENAAAGRAIQGRASGAPETSAAPSPGAVTQAGPGGGQPSFASGSGKLGSISQSELDAFRKERGLPKDGDGRAQAGQSAPVQSAAIPGAPKAPPGILPPGTPQEQYRFAFKLLGQAKYDEAEAAWKEFLGKHGDDKLASNAHYWLGKTYYVRKRYKPAAGSFYQGFKTNPKGPKASVTLLELGMSLANLDKKNEACTTFEKLKADFPDASARVLKTVNAEWKRSGCK
- the pal gene encoding peptidoglycan-associated lipoprotein Pal — its product is MRFKFLSLFAAVALLGACAQTPDESAKTGDSGMSKASMDKPMAKPMAKKKKKRGPAIKPGSSADFVASVGDRVFFDYDKSSLKPVGKRTMERQAAWLKKYSSVKVTVEGHADERGTREYNLALGERRANAAKDYLIALGISASRVRVISYGEERPDAVGSNKSAWSQNRRSVTTLTGAGS